Genomic segment of Passer domesticus isolate bPasDom1 chromosome 4, bPasDom1.hap1, whole genome shotgun sequence:
ACCAGCAGCACCTCACCCCCGAGGCAGCCCTTCCTGGAGCTCAGTGGCGCTGTCTCCTCAGGCTGTACCTGGTGGCCACGGCAGCCACCATGTCCCTGTAGGGCGTGTCCGAGTCGGACGCGGTGCGGGGGATGCGGCACAGGCGGCGGAAGGCGGGAGAGCGCAGCAGGAGGTTGTGGGACAGGCCCACGAGGCTCGAGGACAGCCAGTACAGCGCCATGGACTGCAAGGACACAACACAGgtcagctccctgcaggcaaGGACAGCACCGCTCCTCCCGAACCACTGCTGTGGGCCACTCCCAGGGACTGAGAAAAACAACTCACCTAAACCACTCCTCCTGCTCTCATCTGCATTAATAATGGCTTCCATGTGTGAAATGCAGCTGTCTGGCTCTGAACCCTTCTGGGGAAAAGTGCCATCTACACTGAGGCTTGACAGTTCTTAAATTAATTCACATTAAACTTCGGTATTTGAAACTATAACTGAGCCAAACAACCAGACACTTTGTTTTTGCTACGAACACTCTGCAGTAGAAAACCTGGTAAAAATGACAAGTGTTTGAAAAAAGATGTGGAAAATTTCCTAATTGAAGAACTACACTGGTTTCCAGTGAACAAACATTTGCCTATAGGTCTTTAAACAAagctttcctctcctttttcagGCTACATGAAGGACATGAACACCTTTCAAGTGTGGAAAGTCTTCCTCATTGAATAAAAATATCCCAAAGCAACGAGATTTAAACACACACATAGACAGAACATCTGACTTTTCTTAAGCACGCAGCAGTGGAAACATGAAACACGTGAGGCCTTTGGGCTCTCCTTTAAGCACCAGAAGAGCCCAGGCacgggtgacatcccaggggtCACCTGGGTACTTACAGAGGGCACTGTGGCAGCAATAGGGATCATCACCACGGACACCGTGCGGAAGAAGTTCGTGACAATCTTCCGGATCCGCGAAACTGGCATTTTTGTTTGGGAAGCAAAGATCTGAAAGGGGAGAAACGCACGGTTATAAACCAGCTCTTTCTGAAACTGAGGATCAACATCCAGAAATCTCATTAGAGCAGCATTCTAAAAGGAACTGTAGTAAAGACTAAATATTACTGAAGCTCAGGTAGATCTGAGACGTGTCCCATCTGACCTGGAGGTCTCTGAACAGAGCTACCCACACATTAAAATACACAGAGCAAACAGATTGTGTTTCACTTCTGCCCAGTGCATTTAAAGCAGTGATCATCTGCAGCCACCTTTGTGTTGGTTTATCCCAACGACGTACCTCCACCACCAGCAAATtcaccagccccagggacactgGCAAAATCCACGTGGAATCAGGTGCCGTGAGGTCTGTGAACCACAGTGCTCCTCCCGAGGAAAACTGCTCTTGCActacaggaaagaaaattgaagaaaacacagaattcAGTATGATTTGCTGCCTCAAGTGAGCCAGAACTGTACCAGTGTTACATCACAGACCCAAGTTTCTAGGTATGTTTTATCCACATGGTAAGTACGACTACAGCAGAAATCCTTGGTTTTAACACTCTGCTACCTATACAAGCATGAAAAGTGAGAGAGATACAAGGTGAGACTTGGCTtagctcagcacagccaggtAAATCTGCAATAAAAAATACTTCCATCTCAAATATTTTACAAGTCAATGAGGAAAATAAGAATGCAGTAACCTACAGTGCTTACTTCCTGGTTTTGAAGAAATTGTGTTTTTCTTAGTAGCTATATAATTAGCCACATTTTTGCTTAAAAGAGCGAACTATAAACTTTTGTCTAAAAAAACcagtatataattttttttttaatttaagggACCCTCACACATTTACCTTGCCTACAGTATTTCAcatggaaggagaaaaaaatacagattaacAGTGAGCGTGGTGTGGCATGTGTAATATGACTTCCTAAACAGGACTGTCAGACCACATTAAGTTTGAAActaatttcaaatatttatattaattaattaagttTAAACTATATGAGGTTTAAAACCTTAGTAGCTGACTGGTTTTTGTATCAGCTTGTACACTGAGCTCGGGACACTCTGTCCTTTAACCACCTTTAAGGTGCCTGTGAAGGCAGCAAGCAGACAAGCAGTGAGAGCAGCACCTATTTGTGGGACAACGCCCTTttctgaccccaaaatccctccagaAATCCCTTtcccccacctgcagagcccagggcaccaACGCTGCAGTTGCGCAGAGCCAGGGACACGCACACCCACATGGGCAcctgcacccacagcagcagggtggcTTTGAAGGGGTGGCAGTTGTCCCGGATGTACAGCTCCGTGACGATCCTCCGCATGTTCCTGGCGAAGTGGGACCTTTCGGAAAGGAAAGCACAAGTCTGAGCTTTGGAATGGACAACGTCTGAATGGGAACAGGACAAACAAATAAATCATAGGTGGGGAACAAAAATCTAAGTTGTGGGCAATGGCAGAATATTGCTGCAAAAATGCTGTTTGTGGGATCTTCCTTCCTGGCACATCCCACTCCGGAATGGATTCAGCAGGTGTGGACAATGCCCCTCGTACCTGGCCACTTTTTCAgaccagcccagctgctttccACGCACTGAAACTTCATGGCGAAGGCACTGGGCAAGCTCCTTGATCTCAGGCTGCAGGTTTTCCAGCTAGCTAAAGAAAAGGAGAACTggttgggcacagcagcaggtaACAATCGCTTCCTCTCCT
This window contains:
- the LOC135298565 gene encoding cytochrome c oxidase assembly protein COX18, mitochondrial isoform X1, producing the protein MAAAGRRAAVARGAAHAPRRRQPLGMWRLARAGARAPPALAAAAAGAGPGGHGGTEGWYEWAARSAPVHWAEGGLAALQEATGLPCWAAIAGGAALLRTAVTLPLAAQQGRLLAKLENLQPEIKELAQCLRHEVSVRGKQLGWSEKVARSHFARNMRRIVTELYIRDNCHPFKATLLLWVQVPMWVCVSLALRNCSVGALGSAVQEQFSSGGALWFTDLTAPDSTWILPVSLGLVNLLVVEIFASQTKMPVSRIRKIVTNFFRTVSVVMIPIAATVPSSMALYWLSSSLVGLSHNLLLRSPAFRRLCRIPRTASDSDTPYRDMVAAVATRYSLRRQRH
- the LOC135298565 gene encoding cytochrome c oxidase assembly protein COX18, mitochondrial isoform X3, encoding MRRIVTELYIRDNCHPFKATLLLWVQVPMWVCVSLALRNCSVGALGSAVQEQFSSGGALWFTDLTAPDSTWILPVSLGLVNLLVVEIFASQTKMPVSRIRKIVTNFFRTVSVVMIPIAATVPSSMALYWLSSSLVGLSHNLLLRSPAFRRLCRIPRTASDSDTPYRDMVAAVATRYSLRRQRH
- the LOC135298565 gene encoding cytochrome c oxidase assembly protein COX18, mitochondrial isoform X2; protein product: MWRLARAGARAPPALAAAAAGAGPGGHGGTEGWYEWAARSAPVHWAEGGLAALQEATGLPCWAAIAGGAALLRTAVTLPLAAQQGRLLAKLENLQPEIKELAQCLRHEVSVRGKQLGWSEKVARSHFARNMRRIVTELYIRDNCHPFKATLLLWVQVPMWVCVSLALRNCSVGALGSAVQEQFSSGGALWFTDLTAPDSTWILPVSLGLVNLLVVEIFASQTKMPVSRIRKIVTNFFRTVSVVMIPIAATVPSVFYCRVFVAKTKCLVVWLSYSFKYRSLM